GAGCACCTGGCGCTCGCGGATCATGGCATCGAGGCCACCGTCGACGTCGTCGAGGCGCTCGGCGCGGACACGATGGTCGGCCTCTTGATCGGCAGCCAGTCCATCGTCGCGCGCTTGGCGCCGCACGTGCAGGTGGCGCCGGGGCAGCGCGTGAAGGTGGCGCCGGATCCCGCGCGCGTCCACCTGTTCGACGCCGACGGCGGCGCGAACATCGGCCAATGAAGCGACGGGTTTTTCTCGCCGGCTCCATGCTGGCCTGCACCGCCAGCGGATGGGGCGCGACGCGCACGGCGCCCGCACCGTGGGGCGCTGTCCCGAACGCGCGGCAGCTGCGCTGGCACGCGCTGGAGGCCTGCGCCTTCGTCCACTTCGGCATGAACACGCTGACGGGACGCGAGTGGGGCGACGGCAGCGATCCTCCATCCACGTTCGATCCGTCCGGATTCGACGCCGACCAGATCGCGCAGTGTGCGCGCGACGCCGGGCTGCGCGGCCTGATCTTCACGGCGAAACACCACGACGGCTTTTGCCTGTGGCCCAGCGCGCATACCGAGTACAGCATCCGCAATAGTCCGTTCAGGGACGGCAAGGCGGACCTCGTGCGTGACATGGCCGACGCCTGCCGCCGGCACGGGCTGGCGTTCGGCGTCTACCTGTCGCCATGGGACCGCCACCATGCGGACTACGGGCGCCCGGCCTATGTGGACTATTTTCGCAACCAACTGCGGGAACTGCTGACGCAATACGGCGACATCTTCGAAGTGTGGTTCGACAGCGCGAACGGCGGCGACGGCTATTACGGCGGCATGCGCGGCGTGCGCCGCATCGATGCCGCGAGCTATTACGACTGGCCGACGACGTGGCGCCTCGTCCACGAACTGCAGCCGATGGCGGCCGTCTGGGGCACGGTGGGGTCGGAGCTGCGCTGGGTCGGCAATGAAGCCGGCTACGCGGGCGATCCATGCTGGGCCACGATGGACACGGGGCCGTTCGAGGTCGAGAAAAACCTGCACGGCGTGCGCAACGGCGCCGTGTGGCGGCCGGCCGAGGTGGATGTGTCGATCCGGCCCGGATGGTTCTGGAAGGCGCGCGAGGATGCACAGGTCAAGACGCCCGCCGGGCTGTTGACGATCTATCTGGAATCGGTGGGACGGGGCGCCGGCCTGCTGTTGAACATCGCGCCGGACCGCGCGGGGCGCGTACCGGACCGGGATGCGGCCAGCCTGCGGGACTGGGGCGCGCTGCTGCGGCAGACGTTCGCCACCAATCTGGCACGGGGCGCGAACGTCCAGGCAAGCAGCGAGCATCCGGGTTATGCGGCCGCGCAGCTGATCGCGGATACCGATGGGTATTGGTGCGCGGAGGAGGGCGCGACCTCGGCCGGCGTCGAACTCGTGCTGGCGGGCGAACGCGCCTTCGACCTCGTGCGCCTGCGCGAACACCTGCCGCTCGGGCAGCGCGTCGGCGCGTTCGCCATCGATGCGTGGCGTGACGGCGCATGGGCCGAGATCGCGCACGGCACGTCCGTCGGCAGCCAGCGCCTGTTGCGGCTCGCGCAGCCGGTGCGCACGGATCGGGTGCGCCTGCGCGTGCTCGACGCCGTCGCCAGCCCGGCCTTGCGCGGCTTCGGACTGTTCCTGCTGCCGGCGGCAGCCGCCGTTCCCCGCGCCCCTGCGCAACAGGCGCGGGGGCCGCATCTGCGTGTGCTGGCCGCCAGCTCGCCCGGCGCCGCCGCGCTGTTGGACGGCGACCCGGACACGTTCTGGCTGGCGCGCGGCGCACCGCCGCAGGTCACGCTCGCATTGGACGAGCGCACGACATTGGTCGCCATCGCCCTGCTGCCGGCCCGTCATCTGCCGCCGGGCGCCGGCCATCCGTTGCGCTGCCTCGTACAGGTCGGCACCGACACGGGACACTGGGTCACGACGGTCGATGCCGAACTGGCCAACGTGGCCGCGAACCCCATCGAGCAATACCTGCCATTCGACCGTCCGCACGCGACGCGCTTCGTGCGCGTGCGCATCACGCGCGCCCGCGACGGCCTGCCGGCCGCCATCGCGGGCATTGCCGCCATTCCTTCCAACTCACCTGAATCACCATGACACTCGCATTACGATTCCTCGGCATCGACGAGGGCCGCCAGCGCCTGCACCTGATCGACTCGCAAGACCCGGCCTTCGGCTGGCAGCGCGACCTGGCCGACTTTCCGCTCGCGCGCGACCTGCAGCGCATTGGGCCGAACCGCGCCCTCGTCGGCTTCGAGCGCGGCTTCTTCGAGATCGACATTGACAGCGGCGACATCGTCCGCGTCTGCGACCGCTGGTCCGGCGTGACGGCGGCGCGCCGGCTCGATGACGGCCGCACGCTCGTCACGGGCATGAATCTGGACGGCGGCGACAACGATATTGACGTGCTGACGCTCGACGCCGACCTGCTCGTGATCGCGAGGGCCCGGCGCGACGGCGACTACGTGCGCCTGATGCGCCCGGCGGGCGACGGCTACCTGCTGTGCACGAACGACCATATCCTCGAAACGGATGCGGCGCTGCGGCCCCGGCGCCGGCTGGCCGCGCCGGGGTTCGAGCATGCGTGGAAGGCCGAACGGCTGGCCGACGGGTCGACGCTCGTCGCGGCCGGCTATGGTGCATTCGTGGCGCGCTTCGACGCGGACGGGCGGCTCGTCGGCACGTTCGGCGGCAAGGACGAGGTACCGGAGCAGGTCGCGCCGTTTTTCTACGCGACCTTCCAGGTGCTGGACGACGGCTGCATCGCCGTCGCCAACTGGCAGGGGCATGGGCCGGACAATGGGCGCAAGGGGCGGCAGCTGCTCGTGTTCGATGCGAATGGTACGCTGCTGGATACGTGGTCGGATCCGGTGCGGATCTCGTCGCTGCAGGGGATATTGGTGCTGGAGTAGCATCGTCCCCGCGCAGGCGGGGACCCATACTGAGCTACAGAATTCCATATGCTTGATAGACCAGCTTCGGCAGCTCAGAATGGATTTCCGCTTTCGCGGGATCGACGGAGCAAGATTCAGTGGTAGACCACGTACAGCACCGGCTGATTCGCCGCCGTCGCCTCCCGCGACCCATAGTTCACCCACCCGTTCGCGCCGACATTGGTCGGTGAATCGACCTTCAGCGACACCAGCTTGTCCCCGCCCGCCGCTGCCGTGACGGCCGGTGTCACGTCCAGCATGAGTGCCTGCCCGGCCGCGCCGACGACCCACGTACCGAGCACGGACGACACGGCCGGCATCGTGTTCCACGTGAGCCCCGTTTCCGTCCACGCGGTCGAGGCGAGCACCGACACGCGGTTGCTGAACGTGTTCGCGGCGCCCACGCTCGTCGGCACCATCGCCAAGGTCGCGCCCGCGATCGTGCCGGTGATGCCGGAGACGTCGAACTTGAGCGCGGCCTGGCGCGCATAGCCCACGCCATCGTTCTTGACGACCAGCGTATTCGACGTGCCGAAGTTGGTGCCGGCCGAGGCGCCGTCCTGCACATAGCTGTCGGCGACGGGAGACAAGGCCACGGTCGTTCCTTCCGCCAGCTGCACGGCGTAGCTCCG
This genomic stretch from Massilia putida harbors:
- a CDS encoding alpha-L-fucosidase, which produces MKRRVFLAGSMLACTASGWGATRTAPAPWGAVPNARQLRWHALEACAFVHFGMNTLTGREWGDGSDPPSTFDPSGFDADQIAQCARDAGLRGLIFTAKHHDGFCLWPSAHTEYSIRNSPFRDGKADLVRDMADACRRHGLAFGVYLSPWDRHHADYGRPAYVDYFRNQLRELLTQYGDIFEVWFDSANGGDGYYGGMRGVRRIDAASYYDWPTTWRLVHELQPMAAVWGTVGSELRWVGNEAGYAGDPCWATMDTGPFEVEKNLHGVRNGAVWRPAEVDVSIRPGWFWKAREDAQVKTPAGLLTIYLESVGRGAGLLLNIAPDRAGRVPDRDAASLRDWGALLRQTFATNLARGANVQASSEHPGYAAAQLIADTDGYWCAEEGATSAGVELVLAGERAFDLVRLREHLPLGQRVGAFAIDAWRDGAWAEIAHGTSVGSQRLLRLAQPVRTDRVRLRVLDAVASPALRGFGLFLLPAAAAVPRAPAQQARGPHLRVLAASSPGAAALLDGDPDTFWLARGAPPQVTLALDERTTLVAIALLPARHLPPGAGHPLRCLVQVGTDTGHWVTTVDAELANVAANPIEQYLPFDRPHATRFVRVRITRARDGLPAAIAGIAAIPSNSPESP